ATCGTAGAAGGAGGTCCCTCGTTCTCTTTTAACTGGAATGTCTGCTGTGTTTTCATGGGAGTATATTACCCCAAAAAACATAAAAAATAAAGAAATAATGTTACATTAATTTTTCCTGGTAGATTTTCAAAGAACATCAATCTTATAAGGTTTTTGATGCCCTATGTCAGGAGATCTGAAGTTACTTTTCTTCCCATTTTTGACCACCAAAGTAACAAAGACTATTCCGATAAAAAATACTGAAAACATTACATTTTTCATCATTGCACTTCAATTGTTACCATAAGTAACATTCATTAGCCCCCCCCGACCCCCTTCCTGAAATTAAGAAAAGCCTTTCCATGTCGAAACCTCCCATAATGACCCGGTGGTAAAAGGTTCCGAAGTCACCTTCTTACGTCATTGCCGTAAAAAACGGGAATCAAGTTATTTTAACCGGTTACGCTGGTACGGATTCCCGCCTGCCGGGAAATGACGGATTCAAACCCTTCCATCCTTATCGGTATTCTTTTTATTTCAATCGGGTCTTTTTCCAATCGGCACAGCTCTTGCTCTACAGACTAACCAACATGTTGGGATTTTTCAAAAGAAAGGCCCTGGGCCGTAAAAAAGAGGTGCCGATCGATAGCCGGAAACCCCTTAAACAGGTCTCTTATGTCTTTATCGATACAGAGTTGACCGGACTCAACGAGCGGACCGATTCCATTATCTCCATCGGGGCCATTAAGATGGTCGAAGGCAGGATAGAACTCGGGGATTCTTTTTACAGTTTGGTCAACCCAAAATCCAAAATAGGCAGCCAAAGCATTTTCATTCATACCATTACCCCTTCGGAAGTGAAGAAGGAAAGAGGCTTCCAGGCCGTCCTGAACGAATTTCTTCACTTTTGCGGCCCGAATGTCCTGATCGGCCACTGTGTAGCCATTGATTTAGGTTTTATCAACAAAGAGATGAAAGAAAACCTTGGATCTGCTCTCCCCAACCCGACCCTGGATACCTTTGTTTTGTACCACTGGTTATGGCGGAAATGGCCTTCCGAACCCGTATTCTCTCTTCCACCCCACCAGGTGGATTTATATCGAATCGCTGCTTCTTTTGGCATTTCTTCCACCGGAGCCCACCAGGCCCTTATGGATGCCTTTATTACGGCCCAGGTATTTCAACGTCTTATCCCCTGGCTGGAAAGGTCGGGGATTAACGATCTGGAAGATTTACTAAGAGTTGGAAATCCTTTTGGAGGAGGTGAGAATCGGTTGAGTCTTCCGGCTCAGATCAACAACCTTTAACTTGTGTAGGGAGGTAATTTTATGGCAAAGACGGCGCATGAAATCGTAACTTCAGAAAGATTCAAAGCCCTGGTCAGGAAGCGATGGAATATCAGTATTATCCTTACTATCCTGCTCTTTATCATTTATTACGGCTATATCCTGATTATCGGCTATGGCAAGGAATTCCTTGGGGAGAAAGTGGGGGTCTATACCAATTACGGAATCATCTTCGGGGTATTGGTGATCGTCTTGTCCTGGATATTGACGGTGATCTATGTCGTTTGGGCCAATACCGTCTATGACAAAGAAGTCGATGCCATCAAAAAAGAGCTTTTATAAGGAGGAATTATGCAAACTGCCGTAGGGGAAACCAATGCCACTTCCATTATATTTTTTCTTATATTTATCACCTTTACCCTGCTCATTACCTATTGGGCGGCAAAACGGACCAAGACCACCAAAGAATATTATGCCGCCGGACGGAGTGTGACCGGCTTCCAGAACGGTATGGCCCTGGCCGGGGATTACATGTCGGCCGCTTCCTTTTTGGGCATTGCCGGGATGGTCTCCTTAAAAGGCTATGACGGAATGATTTATGCCACCGGCTGGCTGGTGGGCTGGCCAGCCCTCATGTTTTTGATTGCCGAGCCCCTCCGGAACCTGGGGAAATACACCTTTGCCGACGTCGTGGCCTATCGCCTGAAGCAAAAGCCCATCCGGATCGCTGCGGCTATCGGTGGTATCCTGGTCCTGTTGACCTATGCCATCGGCCAGATGGTCGGGGCCGGAAATCTGATCAAACTCATGTTCGGTCTGCCTTATGAACTGGCCGAATTAATCGTCGGGGTGGTGATGTTGACCTATGTGCTTTTCGGTGGTATGATTGCCACCACCTGGGTCCAGATCATCAAAGCCGGATTGTTGTTGGGCGGGGTAACGGCCCTGATGCTGATCGGTCTGTCTCATTTCGGATTTAACCCCGGAACCCTCTACGGAGAAGTTCAGAAAATGTATTCAGTCAAGATGCTCAATCCCGGTGGTCTGGTCACCAGTCCCATTGATGCGATTTCCCTGGGTCTGGCCCTGATGTTGGGACTCTTGGGCCTGCCTCATATTTTGATGCGTTTTTACACCGTTCCCGATGCCAAAGCGGCCCGCACCTCGGTCGTCTGGGCCACCACCTTTATCGGCTATTTTTATTGCATCATCCCCATTGTCGGTTTCTCGGCGGCCGTCCTGGTGGGACAGAATCTGATTACTAAAATCGATAAAGGCGGTAACATGGCCGCTCCGCTTCTGGCCGAAATGCTGGGGGGGACCCCTTTTATGGGGTTTATTGCCGCTGTGGCCTTTGCCACCATCCTGGCCGTAGTGGCCGGCTTGACCCTGGCCGCCGCCTCGGCCATGGCCCATGATCTCTATCTCAATGTCTTCAAGGACGGGAAGGCCAGCGAGGGGGAACAGGTCAAGGTGGCCCGCACGGCCACCGTTATCTTCGGGATAGTGGCCATCCTGCTGGGCATTGCCTTTAAAGGACAAAACGTGGCCTATATGGTAGGGTTGACCTTTGCCATCGCCTGCAGCGGGAACTTCCCGGCCCTCTTCTTAGCCATTGTCTGGAAGAAGATGACCACGGCCGGGGCCGTCTGGGCCATTATCATCGGTTCGGTTTCAGCCACTCTTTGTATTGTCCTGAGCCCGACCGTCTGGGTGGATGTCTTGAAAAATAAAGAAGCCATCTTCCCCCTTAAAAATCCGGCCATCGTTTCCATGTCCCTGGCTTTCATAGCCGCCTTTCTCTTTTCGGTCCTCATGCCGGATCGGGAAGCGGAGGCCAAATTCGAAGCAACCAAGGTCAGGACCTACCTGGGCGTAGGGGCTGAATAACAAAACAAAGGAGGAAATCAGGATGACCCAAGAAAGTATTTCGGTATTGATGTCGGAAGAGCGCATCTTTCCGCCCCCCAAGGAATTCAGCGACGGGGCCCATATTAAAAATATGGCAGAATATGAAAAATTATATAAATGGTCCCAGGAAGACCCCGAAGGCTTCTGGGCTGATATGGCGGAAAAACACCTCTCCTGGTATAAGAAATGGGATCAGGTCTGGGACTGGGATTTCGAAAAACCTACTATCAAATTTTTTATTAACGGCAAACTCAATGCCTCCTTTAACTGCCTGGACCGCCATCTCAACACCCCGACCCGCAACAAGGCGGCCATCATCTGGGAAGGTGATGATGGCAGTTATAAAACCTACACCTATCAGCAGCTTTCGACGGAGGTGAATCGATTCGCCAATGTGCTTAAGAAAAACGGGATCAAAGGAGGAGACCGCGTCACCATCTACCTGCCCATGATCCCGGAATTGCCCATTGCCATGCTGGCTTGTGCCCGGATCGGGGCCATCCACAGCGTGGTCTTCGGCGGCTTCAGCCCTTCCTCTTTAAGGGACCGGATTCAGGATTGCCAATCTACTATGGTGATCACGGCCGACAATGGCCTGCGGGGAAGCAAGCTGGTGCCCCTCAAAACCAATGCCGATGCGGCCCTTAAGGAATGTCCGACCGTGGATAAGGTGATCGTGGTCCACCGGGCCGGCCAGGCGGAAATGAAGGCCGGCCGGGATATCTGGTGGCATGAGGCCGTGAACGACCCGGACATCAAAAACTATTGTGAACCGGAGGTGATGGATGCCGAGGCCCCCCTTTTCATCCTCTACACCTCCGGATCGACCGGCAAACCGAAAGGGGTGCTCCATACCACCGGCGGCTATATGCTTTATACCAATCTGACCTTTAAATGGATCTTTGACTATCACGACAAAGACATCCATTTTTGTACCGCTGATATCGGCTGGGTGACCGGACACAGTTACATCGTCTATGGGCCCCTCTCGGCCGGGGCCACCAGTCTGATGTTCGAGGGAATTCCCACCTATCCCAATGCCGGACGGTTCTGGGATATTGTGGACAAGCACCAGGTCAACATTCTCTATACCGCCCCGACGGCCATCCGGGCCTTGATGCGGGAGGGGGAACAATGGGTGACCAGCCACGACCTTTCCTCCCTGCGACTACTGGGATCCGTCGGCGAACCCATTAATCCGGAGGCCTGGATGTGGTATTATAATTATGTCGGCAAAGGGAAGTTGCCCATAGTCGATACCTGGTGGCAGACCGAGACCGGCGGGATTTTGATCACCCCCCTGCCGGGAGCCATGACCCTGAAACCCGGTTCAGCCACCCGCCCTTTCCCGGGGGTCTTTCCAAAGGTCGTTAAAGAAGATGGTTCTCCGGCCAAGGCCAATGAAGGGGGCTATCTGATCATTGAAAAGCCCTGGCCCGGTATGCTGCGGGGGACTTACGGTGATCTTGAGAACAAACGGATCAAGGAGGTCTATTTTTCCAGATTTATCGGCAAGTATCTGACCGGTGACGGGGCCCGGGTGGATGAAGACGGCGATTACTGGCTCATGGGCCGGATTGACGATGTCATTAATATATCCGGTCACCGACTGGGTACGGCGGAAGTGGAATCCGCTCTGGTCAGTCATGAAACCGTGGCCGAGGCGGCCGTTGTAGGCTTCCCCCATGAAATCAAAGGAGAGGGTATTTATGTCTACGTAACGTTGAAAGAAGGGATCCAACCCACCGATGAGTTACGGAAGATCCTGGTGGCCCATATCCGGGTAATGATCGGGCCCATTGCCTCCCCGGATAAGCTCCAATTTGCGCCAGGGCTTCCCAAAACCCGCAGCGGCAAGATTATGCGCCGGATCCTGAGAAAAATCGCGGCCGGCCAGGTGGAAGAGTTAGGAGATACTTCTACACTGGCCGATCCTTCGGTGGTCGATAATCTGGTGAAGGAACGACTGTAACGATTGCGGAGTTCGAATTGTGGATTGCGGAATTAATAGAAGGGTACAGGGTATAAGGTTTAAGGTGCGGGGTAATTACCGTACAACCGTACACCTTGAACCTTAGACCTTAGACCTTGTACCTTGCGCCTTGCGCCTTAAACCTTGGACTTTGGACCTTGGACTTTTTTAAACCAACTCATGGATCAGGAAAAACAAATGGAAAAGTTTTTTATCAAAGCCGAGGATGCGGCACTGGTTATCATCGACATCCAGGAAAAGCTGGCGGTAGCTATGAAACACAAGGAGCAGGTGGTCAACAATAGCCTCCACCTGATCGAAATAGCCAGGCTCCTTCAAATCCCGATCCTTCTGACCGAACAATACCCCAAAGGCTTGGGGCCTACCCTGCCTGAAATCAAGGAGACCCTTCCGGTCTATGCCCCCTTTGAAAAACTATCCTTTAATTGCTGCCAGGAGGCAGGATTTCTGGAAAAGGTCGCCGCCCTGGGCAAAAAAAAGCTCATTCTGACCGGGATGGAGACACACATCTGTGTCTTACAAACCAGTCTGGGGTTGCTTCAGGAGGGCTATACCGTCCAGGTGGTCCAAGATGCGGTTTGTTCCAGGACCAAGGCTAATTTTAAAACAGGGATTGAATTGATGAAAATGGCCGGTGCGGTGATTACCTGCACTGAGGCCGTTTTATTTCAATTGCTTCAGAAGGCCGGTACCGAGCCCTTTAAAGTAATATCGAAACGGATTAAATAAAAAACCAGGCTAAAGGCAATGGGCAATAGGCTATGGGCAGGCAAACATGTGCTTATTCCCTATCGCCTTTAGCCTATAGCCTGAATGCCTGAATGCGGAGGAAATCATGATTTATCAGGAAGCCTTTCAAGAGTCCATTGAAAACCCGAATGCCTTTTGGGGGAAGGCGGCTGAGGAAATCGTTTGGGAAAGGAAATGGGACCAGGTCCTGGATGATTCAAAATCACCCTTTAACAAGTGGTTCTCCGGCGGTCGGTTGAATACCTGTTTCAATGCCGTAGACCATCACATCAACCAGGGCCGTGGTGATCAGGTTGCCGTGATTTATGACAGCCCGGTTACCCAGACCATTCAAAAATTCACCTTTTCGGAGCTGAAAGACCGGGTCAGCCGGATCAGCGGGTTTCTGAAGGGTCTAGGGGTAGAAAAAGGAGACACGGTCCTGATCTACATGCCGATGATTCCCGAGGCCCTCATGGCCATGCTGGCCTGTGCCCGGCTGGGGGCCATTCATTCGGTGGTCTTCGGCGGCTTTGCCCCCCGGGAGTTGGCCATTCGCATTGATGATGCCAAACCCAAGGTTATCTTGTCCGCTTCCTGCGGGATTGAGATGCAGCGCATCATCCCCTACAAGCCCTTGCTGGATGAAGCCATCACCCTTGCCGCGCATAAACCGAAAAAGTGTGTCCTGGTCCAGCGGTCCCAGGTCAAAGCCGGGTTAATGGCCGAACGGGATCTGGACTGGAGTGCATTAGAGGCCACGGCCCAACCGGCCGATTGCGTCACCGTAGCCGCCACCGATCCCTTGTATATCCTTTATACCTCCGGAACTACCGGGCGTCCCAAAGGGATTGTCCGTGACAACGGCGGCCATGCCGTCGCCTTGAAGTGGTCCATGAAACATATCTACAATATTTATCCCGGCGATGTCTATTGGGCGGCTTCGGATGTCGGCTGGGTAGTCGGCCATTCCTATATCGTCTATGCCCCCTTACTCATGGGCGCCACAACCATTATCTATGAAGGCAAACCGGTCGGGACTCCGGACCCCGGGGCCTTTTGGCGGGTCATTTCCGAACATAAAGTCAAGGCCCTTTTCACGGCCCCTACGGCCTTCCGGGCCATCAAGAGGGAAGACCCGAATGGGGATTTTCTGAAGCCCTACGATATCTCTAAATTTGAAGCCCTCTTCCTGGCCGGAGAACGCCTGGACCCTGATACTTATTATTGGGCCTCTGAACTCTTGAAACGGCCGGTCATTGATCATTGGTGGCAGACCGAAACCGGCTGGGCCATGGCCGGTAATTTCCTGGGATTGGAATATTTTCCCATTAAAGCCGGCTCGGCCACCAAACCCATGCCGGGTTACAACATCAAGATCCTGGATTCTTCCAGCGGCCGGGAATTGGGGCCTGATGAAAACGGCGTCATTGCCGTAAAACTGCCTTTGCCGCCGGCCAATTTACCCACCCTCTGGCAGGACGACCAGCGCTTTCTGGAATCCTATATGAATCCCTTCCCCGGTTATTACCTGACCGGAGACGGCGGCCATATAGATGAAGACGGCTATGTCTTTGTTATGGGGCGGGTCGACGACGTTATCAACGTGGCCGGCCATCGCCTTTCCACCGGAGGGATGGAAGAAGTCCTGTCCCGACACCCGGATGTAGCCGAATGTGCCGTAATAGGGGCCGGCGACAGTTTAAAAGGCCAGGTCCCTTTGGGCTTTGTAGTCCTGAAAAACGGTGTAACCAGGCCCCCGGAAGCAATCATCGCGGAGGTCGTTCAGATGGTACGAAATGACATCGGAGCTGTGGCCTCTTTTAAAAAAGCCGTGGTAGTGGCCCGCCTGCCCAAAACCCGATCCGGGAAAATCCTTCGGGGGACGATGCGCAAGATCGCCGATGGCCAGACCTACTCGATCCCCTCCACTATCGATGATCCGGTAATTTTAGATGAAATCGATCAGGCCTTGAAAACCATCGGATACGGAAAAACCGTCTAAACTTCCCCGCCTCTGCTTCAGGGACCATCCTGCTTTTATCTTCAAGGATGGTCCCGTCCTTTTGAGAGCCCTCTCTATTTGAGTTGACAGACCCGAAATTACAAGTAAAATAAACAATCATTTTTAAATCGCTTTAATCTCTTTCTCCCTCCAGGGTGGCTTACTGCGGAAAGGGTCTTAAGATGAGCGAAAGGAATAGTTATTTTCAAGGGGAGGACCTCTCCGGGACCTCTGCGGAAGAGCGACTCCTCTTCCTGGAAGAAACCTTCCGGACTTTTATTCATCTGGGGAGTGAAGCCCTTTTTATTGTGGACCCGGATTTAAACATACTCTGGGCCAATGAAAAAGCCACCTCCCTGACCGGCCATCCCTTGAACCACTTGATCTCGCGAGGGTTCATTTCGCTATTCCATCTTCAGGACCAACACCTCATGCAGGACCTGCTCCAGTCCCAGGTCCTGGGAAGTGAATTCAAAATATCCTCGGAGGTAAAATTAATCACCTCCCTTCATGAAATTAAAGAAGTCGAAATCAGCATGATTTCCGGCCGGGGCCGGCAGGGCGGAAAACGAATCTTTATCGTCCTAAAAGACATCACGGCTTCCAAATCCATTGAAACCCGATTATTAGATGCCTACAAGGCCCTCCAAAAAATCATCGAAATGGGCAATGACGGCATCCTGGTTCTTGACCGGGACTATCGGATTGAATTTGCCAATGCCCTGGCCTCTGAAATAACCGGTTACCCCAAAAATCAATTGATCGGTATGGATTTCAGGGCCCTGCTGTCCGTAGAAGATCAGGAGTATCTTCTGGATTTGCCGACCCAGATGCGACTGCAGTCCAATGAAAATCGAAAGGTCTGTACCGAATTTAAAATAATGACCAACACCCGGGGACAACGGGAGGTGGAGATTTGTCTGACCCTGGCCTCCCTGGAGGGAACCTTAAAAATCTACGCCTACCTGCGGGATCTATCCGAACGCATCCGATTTGAAAATGAACAAAGAAAAACCAATAAATTTTTAAAAAATATCATCATCAGTTCCGTAGACGGCATCATCGCCGCCGACATGAAAGGAAGCATCATTCTTTTTAACCAGGGGTCCGAACGGATGCTGGGATATTCGGCCTATGAGGTCCTGAATGAGGGTATTCACATTACCCAAATTTACATCCCCGGTCAGGCCAAAGAAATCATGAAAAAACTCCGCAGTCCCGATTTCGGACCGGTCGGTAAATTGAGCAGTACCCTGGTCAGTCTGGTAACCCAGAAAGGAGAGACCCTTCCCGCCAGCCTCTCGGCTGCCATCATTTATGATGAAGAAGGAGGCGAAATGGCCTCGGTCGGTATATTTACCGATCTTCGTGAGCGGTTTCGCATGCAACAGGAATTGGAGGAAACCCATCTCAAGTTGTTGCATTCCGAAAAAATGGCTTCCCTGGGTAAACTGGCCGCCGGAGTGGCTCATGAAATCAATAATCCCTTGGGCGGGATCCTGATTTATGCCAACATGCTGCTCGAAGAAACCGAACGGGAAGACCCCCGCTGGGATGACCTGAAACAAATTGTCGATCAAACCCTGCGCTGCAAGGAAATCGTCAAGGAGTTACTCGATTTCAGCCGTCAGACCAAACACCGCTGGGTCGAATGCGATATTAAT
The window above is part of the Deltaproteobacteria bacterium genome. Proteins encoded here:
- a CDS encoding DUF485 domain-containing protein; its protein translation is MAKTAHEIVTSERFKALVRKRWNISIILTILLFIIYYGYILIIGYGKEFLGEKVGVYTNYGIIFGVLVIVLSWILTVIYVVWANTVYDKEVDAIKKELL
- a CDS encoding 3'-5' exonuclease: MLYRLTNMLGFFKRKALGRKKEVPIDSRKPLKQVSYVFIDTELTGLNERTDSIISIGAIKMVEGRIELGDSFYSLVNPKSKIGSQSIFIHTITPSEVKKERGFQAVLNEFLHFCGPNVLIGHCVAIDLGFINKEMKENLGSALPNPTLDTFVLYHWLWRKWPSEPVFSLPPHQVDLYRIAASFGISSTGAHQALMDAFITAQVFQRLIPWLERSGINDLEDLLRVGNPFGGGENRLSLPAQINNL
- the actP gene encoding cation/acetate symporter ActP — protein: MQTAVGETNATSIIFFLIFITFTLLITYWAAKRTKTTKEYYAAGRSVTGFQNGMALAGDYMSAASFLGIAGMVSLKGYDGMIYATGWLVGWPALMFLIAEPLRNLGKYTFADVVAYRLKQKPIRIAAAIGGILVLLTYAIGQMVGAGNLIKLMFGLPYELAELIVGVVMLTYVLFGGMIATTWVQIIKAGLLLGGVTALMLIGLSHFGFNPGTLYGEVQKMYSVKMLNPGGLVTSPIDAISLGLALMLGLLGLPHILMRFYTVPDAKAARTSVVWATTFIGYFYCIIPIVGFSAAVLVGQNLITKIDKGGNMAAPLLAEMLGGTPFMGFIAAVAFATILAVVAGLTLAAASAMAHDLYLNVFKDGKASEGEQVKVARTATVIFGIVAILLGIAFKGQNVAYMVGLTFAIACSGNFPALFLAIVWKKMTTAGAVWAIIIGSVSATLCIVLSPTVWVDVLKNKEAIFPLKNPAIVSMSLAFIAAFLFSVLMPDREAEAKFEATKVRTYLGVGAE
- a CDS encoding hydrolase codes for the protein MEKFFIKAEDAALVIIDIQEKLAVAMKHKEQVVNNSLHLIEIARLLQIPILLTEQYPKGLGPTLPEIKETLPVYAPFEKLSFNCCQEAGFLEKVAALGKKKLILTGMETHICVLQTSLGLLQEGYTVQVVQDAVCSRTKANFKTGIELMKMAGAVITCTEAVLFQLLQKAGTEPFKVISKRIK
- a CDS encoding PAS domain S-box protein, producing MSERNSYFQGEDLSGTSAEERLLFLEETFRTFIHLGSEALFIVDPDLNILWANEKATSLTGHPLNHLISRGFISLFHLQDQHLMQDLLQSQVLGSEFKISSEVKLITSLHEIKEVEISMISGRGRQGGKRIFIVLKDITASKSIETRLLDAYKALQKIIEMGNDGILVLDRDYRIEFANALASEITGYPKNQLIGMDFRALLSVEDQEYLLDLPTQMRLQSNENRKVCTEFKIMTNTRGQREVEICLTLASLEGTLKIYAYLRDLSERIRFENEQRKTNKFLKNIIISSVDGIIAADMKGSIILFNQGSERMLGYSAYEVLNEGIHITQIYIPGQAKEIMKKLRSPDFGPVGKLSSTLVSLVTQKGETLPASLSAAIIYDEEGGEMASVGIFTDLRERFRMQQELEETHLKLLHSEKMASLGKLAAGVAHEINNPLGGILIYANMLLEETEREDPRWDDLKQIVDQTLRCKEIVKELLDFSRQTKHRWVECDINQALQQTISLLGKQALFQNIQIIKEIDPRLSPVICDPGQINQVFINLMTNAVDAMEGKGNLTVRTYNLPEEEKIGMEMADTGCGIPIENLSRIFDPFFTTKDTGKGTGLGLSTVYGIVEEHGGTIEVRSGVGQGTTFVLKLPIRGPTTEGTKEEP
- a CDS encoding propionyl-CoA synthetase, with the translated sequence MIYQEAFQESIENPNAFWGKAAEEIVWERKWDQVLDDSKSPFNKWFSGGRLNTCFNAVDHHINQGRGDQVAVIYDSPVTQTIQKFTFSELKDRVSRISGFLKGLGVEKGDTVLIYMPMIPEALMAMLACARLGAIHSVVFGGFAPRELAIRIDDAKPKVILSASCGIEMQRIIPYKPLLDEAITLAAHKPKKCVLVQRSQVKAGLMAERDLDWSALEATAQPADCVTVAATDPLYILYTSGTTGRPKGIVRDNGGHAVALKWSMKHIYNIYPGDVYWAASDVGWVVGHSYIVYAPLLMGATTIIYEGKPVGTPDPGAFWRVISEHKVKALFTAPTAFRAIKREDPNGDFLKPYDISKFEALFLAGERLDPDTYYWASELLKRPVIDHWWQTETGWAMAGNFLGLEYFPIKAGSATKPMPGYNIKILDSSSGRELGPDENGVIAVKLPLPPANLPTLWQDDQRFLESYMNPFPGYYLTGDGGHIDEDGYVFVMGRVDDVINVAGHRLSTGGMEEVLSRHPDVAECAVIGAGDSLKGQVPLGFVVLKNGVTRPPEAIIAEVVQMVRNDIGAVASFKKAVVVARLPKTRSGKILRGTMRKIADGQTYSIPSTIDDPVILDEIDQALKTIGYGKTV
- the acs gene encoding acetate--CoA ligase → MTQESISVLMSEERIFPPPKEFSDGAHIKNMAEYEKLYKWSQEDPEGFWADMAEKHLSWYKKWDQVWDWDFEKPTIKFFINGKLNASFNCLDRHLNTPTRNKAAIIWEGDDGSYKTYTYQQLSTEVNRFANVLKKNGIKGGDRVTIYLPMIPELPIAMLACARIGAIHSVVFGGFSPSSLRDRIQDCQSTMVITADNGLRGSKLVPLKTNADAALKECPTVDKVIVVHRAGQAEMKAGRDIWWHEAVNDPDIKNYCEPEVMDAEAPLFILYTSGSTGKPKGVLHTTGGYMLYTNLTFKWIFDYHDKDIHFCTADIGWVTGHSYIVYGPLSAGATSLMFEGIPTYPNAGRFWDIVDKHQVNILYTAPTAIRALMREGEQWVTSHDLSSLRLLGSVGEPINPEAWMWYYNYVGKGKLPIVDTWWQTETGGILITPLPGAMTLKPGSATRPFPGVFPKVVKEDGSPAKANEGGYLIIEKPWPGMLRGTYGDLENKRIKEVYFSRFIGKYLTGDGARVDEDGDYWLMGRIDDVINISGHRLGTAEVESALVSHETVAEAAVVGFPHEIKGEGIYVYVTLKEGIQPTDELRKILVAHIRVMIGPIASPDKLQFAPGLPKTRSGKIMRRILRKIAAGQVEELGDTSTLADPSVVDNLVKERL